The following coding sequences are from one Eleginops maclovinus isolate JMC-PN-2008 ecotype Puerto Natales chromosome 13, JC_Emac_rtc_rv5, whole genome shotgun sequence window:
- the LOC134874649 gene encoding proline-rich protein 36-like codes for MLSRNFQAVLRSCLIILRSYSAVLLAVLQSSLALASAHASSLRSSLAVVYTPVSVPRSSITVVYAHVSDPLGSHATSPVHVSSSALPPGRPREIPFSSSALPPGRPPEIPFSSSALPPCRPPEIPFSSCALPPGRPPETPFSSSALPPGRPPETHFCSLTGPRAATPPQLWLVL; via the coding sequence ATGCTGTCTCGCAACTTCCAGGCCGTCCTTCGGAGCTGCCTCATCatcctccggagctattccgcCGTCCTCCTGgccgtcctccagagttccctcgcctTGGCCTCCGCCCATGCCTCcagcctccggagttccctcgctGTGGTCTACACCCCTGTCTCAGTCCCCCGGAGTTCCATCACCGTGGTCTACGCCCATGTCTCCGACCCCCTCGGTTCCCATGCCACAAGCCCTGTCCATGTCTCATCatctgccttgcccccgggccgTCCGCGTGAGATacccttctcgtcctctgccttgcccccgggccgTCCGCCCGAGATacccttctcgtcctctgccttgccccctTGTCGTCCGCCCGAGATACCCTTCTCGTCCTGTGCCTTGCCCCCAGGccgtccgcccgagacacccttctcgtcctctgctttgcccccgggtcgtccgcccgagacacACTTCTGTTCTCTGACTGGCCCCCGGGCGGCCACCCCTCCCCaactgtggcttgtgttgtga